From the genome of Amycolatopsis sp. NBC_01488, one region includes:
- a CDS encoding precorrin-3B synthase, which produces MPTPARVRADACPGVFAPHDAADGPLARVRLPGGAVSAAQLRALADCAEACGDGDLHLTSRGNVQLRGVTRPGLAARLTDAGLLPSPSHERVRNVLASPSSGLRGGLADVRGLAAALDAVLCATPELASLPGRFLFAFDDGRGDVAGEGPDVCWRATGPSEGTLLLAGGDTGRRVARADAVPVLADVALEFARVRGSAWRVAELDDPAWRGTPAPRTPADAPAGLLQRDDGGLAAGVVPRFGQLTAQQARALAEFGAAVVTPWKSLVLPDVPADVFERLGFGGEPLGTSACIGRPGCAKSLADVRADAVFLPGLRAHFSGCARRCGKPSQSHVDVVAEAGGYRVDGRWVPLEELKGNL; this is translated from the coding sequence ATGCCGACCCCAGCGCGTGTGCGAGCCGACGCGTGCCCGGGTGTTTTCGCACCCCACGACGCCGCCGACGGCCCGTTGGCGCGGGTCCGGCTGCCCGGCGGTGCGGTTTCCGCCGCGCAGCTGCGCGCGCTGGCCGACTGCGCCGAAGCGTGCGGAGACGGCGACCTCCACCTCACTTCGCGCGGCAACGTCCAGTTGCGCGGCGTCACCCGGCCCGGTCTCGCGGCACGGCTGACCGACGCCGGCCTGCTGCCTTCGCCGTCGCACGAGCGGGTCCGGAACGTCCTGGCCTCGCCGTCGAGCGGGCTGCGTGGCGGCCTCGCCGACGTCCGGGGGCTGGCCGCCGCGCTCGACGCCGTTCTCTGCGCGACCCCGGAACTCGCTTCGCTGCCCGGCCGGTTCCTCTTCGCCTTCGACGACGGACGCGGCGACGTCGCCGGTGAGGGCCCCGACGTTTGCTGGCGGGCTACCGGCCCGTCCGAGGGGACTTTGCTGCTCGCGGGCGGCGACACCGGACGTCGCGTGGCTCGCGCCGACGCCGTCCCGGTGCTGGCCGACGTCGCGCTGGAGTTCGCCCGGGTGCGCGGGTCCGCCTGGCGCGTCGCCGAACTCGACGACCCGGCCTGGCGCGGCACTCCGGCGCCGCGGACCCCGGCAGACGCCCCGGCCGGGTTGCTCCAACGCGACGACGGCGGCCTCGCGGCGGGCGTCGTGCCGCGCTTCGGGCAGCTGACCGCGCAGCAGGCCCGGGCCCTCGCCGAGTTCGGTGCCGCGGTGGTCACGCCGTGGAAGTCGCTGGTCCTGCCGGACGTCCCCGCCGACGTCTTCGAGCGGCTGGGCTTCGGCGGCGAGCCGCTCGGGACCAGCGCGTGCATCGGCCGTCCCGGCTGCGCGAAGTCGCTGGCCGACGTCCGCGCCGACGCCGTGTTCCTGCCGGGCCTGCGCGCGCACTTCTCGGGCTGTGCACGGCGGTGCGGGAAGCCGTCCCAGTCCCATGTGGACGTTGTCGCCGAAGCGGGCGGCTACCGGGTGGACGGCCGCTGGGTGCCGCTCGAAGAGCTGAAAGGGAACCTGTGA
- a CDS encoding DUF6191 domain-containing protein — protein sequence MGTWLGLALPGGVVVVLVMAAIELRPRKNGSRFKARLSATYLEETTAFLYGTKRRELEHRETTSMLVEQDAEGAPPSRDVDLDRGIARIRPRSDPQEPGNRQLQ from the coding sequence ATGGGAACTTGGCTGGGGCTGGCGCTCCCGGGTGGTGTCGTGGTCGTGCTGGTCATGGCGGCGATCGAGCTGCGGCCGCGCAAGAACGGCTCGCGCTTCAAGGCGCGCCTGTCCGCGACCTACCTCGAGGAGACGACCGCGTTCCTCTACGGCACCAAGCGGCGTGAGCTGGAACACCGGGAAACGACGTCGATGCTCGTCGAGCAGGACGCCGAAGGTGCACCACCCTCGCGTGACGTGGACTTGGACCGGGGAATCGCGAGGATCCGGCCGCGTTCGGACCCTCAGGAGCCCGGCAACCGCCAGCTACAGTGA
- a CDS encoding helix-turn-helix transcriptional regulator, whose protein sequence is MSEVVYNRIAMLRAERSISRRQLAEALGVHYQTIGYLERGEYSPSLFVALRIAEFFEVPVEVLFSTKPFPRLGDSERSA, encoded by the coding sequence ATGAGTGAGGTCGTCTACAACCGGATCGCGATGCTGCGCGCGGAGCGGTCGATCTCGCGACGCCAGCTGGCCGAGGCGCTGGGCGTGCACTACCAGACGATCGGCTACCTGGAACGCGGCGAGTACAGCCCGAGCCTGTTCGTGGCGTTGCGGATCGCGGAGTTCTTCGAGGTCCCGGTGGAAGTCCTGTTCTCCACGAAACCCTTCCCCCGCCTCGGAGACTCCGAACGCTCGGCGTGA
- a CDS encoding ABC transporter ATP-binding protein → MRDPAVPVVRVRGLRMRYGANDVLHGVGFEAYRGEVVCLLGPNGAGKTTTIEILEGFRMRSAGEVAVLGVDPAHGGEDWRARLGVVLQSWRDHGKWRVRELLAHLGRYYAPYSTASHPRPWDADELIAAVGLTEHAHKKLKSLSGGQRRRLDVAIGIVGRPELLFLDEPTAGFDPEARREFHDLVHRLSDELDTTILLTTHDLDEAEKLADRIMILNGGRIIADGSADALSRRISGEAEVRWTLDGQRFVHSTTEATKYVYELFKQHGEAVADLEVRRASLEDTYMTLVRRAEAGGETELGLQEAGAR, encoded by the coding sequence ATGAGAGATCCTGCGGTTCCCGTGGTCCGCGTGCGCGGCCTGCGGATGCGCTACGGCGCGAACGACGTGCTCCACGGCGTCGGCTTCGAGGCGTACCGGGGCGAGGTCGTGTGCCTGCTCGGGCCGAACGGCGCGGGCAAGACGACGACGATCGAGATCCTCGAGGGGTTCCGGATGCGGTCGGCGGGCGAGGTGGCCGTGCTGGGCGTGGACCCGGCGCACGGCGGCGAGGACTGGCGGGCGCGGCTGGGGGTGGTGCTCCAGTCCTGGCGCGACCACGGGAAGTGGCGCGTCCGCGAGCTGCTCGCGCACCTCGGCCGGTACTACGCGCCGTACTCGACGGCCTCGCACCCGCGGCCGTGGGACGCCGACGAGCTGATCGCGGCCGTCGGGCTGACCGAGCACGCGCACAAGAAGCTCAAGAGCCTTTCCGGCGGGCAACGGCGGCGGCTCGACGTCGCGATCGGCATCGTCGGCCGTCCCGAGCTGCTGTTCCTCGACGAGCCGACGGCGGGCTTCGACCCGGAAGCGCGCCGCGAGTTCCACGACCTGGTGCACCGCCTGTCCGACGAGCTGGACACCACGATCCTGCTCACCACGCACGACCTCGACGAGGCCGAGAAGCTGGCCGACCGGATCATGATCCTCAACGGCGGCCGCATCATCGCCGACGGCTCGGCCGACGCGCTGAGCCGCCGGATCTCCGGCGAAGCCGAGGTCCGCTGGACCCTCGACGGCCAGCGTTTCGTCCACTCGACGACCGAAGCGACGAAGTACGTCTACGAGCTGTTCAAGCAGCACGGCGAGGCCGTCGCGGACCTCGAGGTCCGGCGGGCGTCGCTCGAGGACACGTACATGACGCTGGTCCGCCGCGCCGAAGCCGGCGGCGAGACGGAGCTGGGCCTTCAGGAAGCGGGTGCGCGGTGA
- a CDS encoding ABC transporter permease, producing the protein MNAVAVRAGLARGWIEFKQTWTNREDAIGQFVFIGIFLGVLFFMRNSALPGTGFSLGAATVPSVLGAGIVFNGLNGAAGYLAVDREDGTLLRAKATPNGMLGYLVGKTTSLSLTQVTGLLFTLVPCLFLYPALAPGGGWSYLHLLWVLAVGLTATLPLGAALGSLTSSARSIGFITLPVLGLGAISGIFYPITSLPVWVQDIAQVFPMYWLGLGMRSALLPDGAVVVEIGQSWRPLATLGVLVAWSVVGLTLAPVLLRRMARREAGSSVAKRREKAMQRVG; encoded by the coding sequence GTGAACGCCGTCGCGGTGCGGGCCGGGCTGGCCCGCGGCTGGATCGAGTTCAAGCAGACGTGGACCAACCGCGAGGACGCGATCGGGCAGTTCGTCTTCATCGGGATCTTCCTGGGCGTCCTGTTCTTCATGCGCAACTCCGCCTTGCCGGGCACCGGGTTCTCGCTCGGCGCGGCCACCGTGCCGAGCGTGCTCGGCGCCGGGATCGTGTTCAACGGGCTGAACGGCGCGGCCGGCTACCTGGCCGTCGACCGCGAGGACGGCACGCTGCTGCGCGCGAAGGCCACGCCGAACGGCATGCTCGGCTACCTCGTCGGGAAGACGACGTCGCTGTCGCTGACGCAGGTCACCGGGCTGCTCTTCACGCTCGTCCCCTGCCTGTTCCTGTACCCGGCCCTGGCACCCGGCGGCGGCTGGTCGTACCTGCACCTGCTGTGGGTGCTGGCCGTCGGCCTGACCGCGACGCTGCCGCTCGGCGCCGCGCTGGGTTCGCTCACCTCCAGCGCGCGGTCCATCGGGTTCATCACGCTGCCGGTACTGGGCCTGGGCGCGATCTCGGGGATCTTCTACCCGATCACGTCGCTGCCGGTGTGGGTGCAGGACATCGCGCAGGTGTTCCCGATGTACTGGCTGGGGCTCGGGATGCGCTCGGCGCTGCTGCCGGACGGCGCGGTGGTCGTCGAGATCGGCCAGTCGTGGCGGCCGTTGGCCACCCTGGGCGTGCTCGTGGCGTGGTCCGTGGTCGGATTGACCCTGGCCCCGGTGCTGCTCCGCCGCATGGCGCGGCGGGAAGCGGGTTCGTCGGTGGCGAAGCGCCGGGAGAAGGCCATGCAGCGTGTGGGGTAG